From the Kitasatospora viridis genome, one window contains:
- the paaE gene encoding 1,2-phenylacetyl-CoA epoxidase subunit PaaE — protein MAARRAQFHPLRIAALERLCEDAVAVTFEVPEELAADYDFRAGQTLTLRRLVDGADERRSYSICSPAGGSLRIAVREVPGGLFSEQLVRRAAVGDAVEVLPPSGLFTADLTQPAHHVLLAAGSGITPMVSIAATVLAAHPRATVILLYGNRSSDTVMFADELADLKDRYLDRFELVHVLSREVRDAELLSGRLDTERVRALLGALVDVESVGHWWLCGPFGMVAEARALLAELGVPAAAVHQELFHAEDEPVAERPEPTEADQGELSEVALVLDGRRSVLRLPRDRSVLDGAQRSRPDLPFACKGGVCGTCRALVTEGEVEMRRNFALEEKELAAGYVLTCQARPVSDRVTVDYDA, from the coding sequence ATGGCCGCCCGCCGCGCGCAGTTCCACCCCCTGCGGATCGCCGCACTGGAGCGGCTCTGCGAGGACGCGGTGGCCGTCACCTTCGAGGTGCCCGAGGAGCTCGCCGCCGACTACGACTTCCGGGCCGGCCAGACGCTGACCCTGCGCCGGCTGGTGGACGGCGCCGACGAGCGCCGCTCCTACTCGATCTGCTCGCCGGCCGGCGGCTCGCTGCGGATCGCCGTGCGCGAGGTGCCCGGCGGGCTCTTCTCCGAGCAGCTGGTGCGCCGCGCGGCCGTCGGCGACGCCGTGGAGGTGTTGCCGCCCAGCGGCCTGTTCACCGCCGACCTGACGCAGCCCGCGCACCACGTGCTGCTGGCGGCCGGCTCCGGGATCACCCCGATGGTCTCGATCGCCGCGACCGTGCTGGCCGCCCACCCCCGGGCCACCGTCATCCTGCTCTACGGCAACCGGAGCAGCGACACGGTGATGTTCGCCGACGAGCTGGCCGACCTGAAGGACCGTTACCTGGACCGGTTCGAGCTGGTGCACGTGCTCTCCCGGGAGGTCCGGGACGCCGAGCTGCTCAGCGGCCGGCTGGACACCGAGCGGGTCCGGGCGCTGCTCGGCGCGCTGGTGGACGTCGAGTCGGTCGGGCACTGGTGGCTGTGCGGGCCGTTCGGCATGGTCGCCGAGGCCCGGGCGCTGCTGGCCGAGCTGGGCGTGCCCGCCGCGGCGGTGCACCAGGAGCTGTTCCACGCCGAGGACGAGCCGGTCGCCGAGCGGCCGGAGCCGACCGAGGCCGACCAGGGCGAGCTCAGCGAGGTCGCCCTGGTGCTGGACGGCCGGCGCAGCGTGCTGCGGCTGCCGCGCGACCGCTCGGTGCTGGACGGCGCCCAGCGCTCCCGCCCCGACCTGCCGTTCGCCTGCAAGGGCGGGGTCTGCGGCACCTGCCGAGCCCTGGTCACCGAGGGCGAGGTGGAGATGCGGCGCAACTTCGCCCTGGAGGAGAAGGAACTGGCGGCCGGTTACGTGCTGACCTGTCAGGCCCGGCCGGTCTCCGACCGGGTGACGGTGGACTACGACGCCTGA
- the paaD gene encoding 1,2-phenylacetyl-CoA epoxidase subunit PaaD translates to MGVAEIAGAVPDPELPMLTLADLGVLAGVDERADGVTVWLTPTYSGCPAVAEMAGDVDRRLRTAGFTGVEVRLRLDPPWSTDLITEAGRAKLAAAGIAPPGPAGPTGLLKLGPTRLAVPCPQCGSADTQELSRFGSTACKALWRCRACQEPFERMKEI, encoded by the coding sequence ATGGGTGTCGCCGAGATCGCCGGAGCCGTGCCCGACCCCGAGCTGCCGATGCTCACGCTGGCCGACCTCGGGGTGCTGGCCGGCGTGGACGAGCGGGCGGACGGCGTCACGGTCTGGCTCACCCCCACCTACTCCGGCTGCCCCGCCGTCGCCGAGATGGCCGGCGACGTGGACCGGCGGCTGCGCACCGCGGGGTTCACCGGGGTCGAGGTGCGGCTGCGCCTCGACCCGCCGTGGAGCACCGACCTGATCACCGAGGCCGGCCGGGCCAAGCTCGCCGCCGCCGGGATCGCCCCGCCCGGGCCGGCCGGCCCCACCGGGCTGCTGAAGCTGGGACCAACCCGCCTCGCGGTGCCCTGCCCGCAGTGCGGCTCGGCCGACACCCAGGAGCTGTCCCGGTTCGGCTCCACGGCCTGCAAGGCGCTCTGGCGCTGCCGGGCCTGCCAGGAGCCGTTCGAACGCATGAAGGAGATCTGA
- the paaC gene encoding 1,2-phenylacetyl-CoA epoxidase subunit PaaC — translation MTDDHVYLTLAQEDHEAEARWAYGTGFADPLLGVDTTLAPDVDGADLSRYCLLLGDDALVLAQRLIEWCTHAPELEEEVALANLGLDLLGQARLLLTRAGQADGSGRTEDDLAYWRTEHEFHNVRLVELENGDFAHCVARLLLFATARHALYTRLAERAPDPVLRAVAARGAKELAYHQEYASSWLLRLGDGTAHSAERMQAGLDALWPLLDELFTAHESELRLGLDPAELREPVLAELAELVAEARLTVPTAPPLARIGGRGGREGAHTEALGPLLAELQAVARQHPGATW, via the coding sequence ATGACGGACGATCACGTCTACCTGACGCTGGCCCAGGAGGACCACGAGGCCGAGGCCCGCTGGGCCTACGGCACCGGCTTCGCCGATCCGCTGCTGGGCGTGGACACCACCCTGGCACCGGACGTCGACGGAGCCGACCTCTCGCGCTACTGCCTGCTGCTCGGCGACGACGCCCTGGTGCTCGCCCAGCGGCTCATCGAGTGGTGCACCCACGCGCCCGAGCTGGAGGAGGAGGTGGCCCTGGCCAACCTCGGCCTCGACCTGCTCGGCCAGGCCCGGCTGCTGCTCACCCGGGCCGGCCAGGCCGACGGCAGCGGGCGCACCGAGGACGACCTCGCCTACTGGCGCACCGAGCACGAGTTCCACAACGTGCGCCTGGTCGAGCTGGAGAACGGCGACTTCGCGCACTGCGTGGCCCGGCTGCTGCTCTTCGCCACCGCCCGGCACGCGCTCTACACCCGGCTCGCCGAGCGCGCCCCCGACCCGGTGCTGCGCGCCGTGGCCGCCCGCGGCGCCAAGGAGCTCGCCTACCACCAGGAGTACGCGAGCAGCTGGCTGCTGCGCCTGGGCGACGGCACGGCCCACTCCGCCGAGCGGATGCAGGCCGGGCTGGACGCGCTCTGGCCGCTGCTGGACGAGCTCTTCACCGCGCACGAGAGCGAGCTGCGGCTCGGCCTCGACCCGGCCGAGCTGCGCGAGCCGGTGCTCGCCGAGCTGGCCGAGCTGGTCGCCGAGGCCCGGCTGACCGTGCCGACGGCGCCGCCGCTGGCCCGGATCGGCGGCCGGGGCGGCCGCGAGGGCGCGCACACCGAGGCGCTCGGCCCGCTGCTCGCCGAGCTCCAGGCGGTGGCCCGCCAGCACCCGGGAGCGACGTGGTGA
- the paaB gene encoding 1,2-phenylacetyl-CoA epoxidase subunit PaaB, translated as MSDQSWPLYEVFVRPRRGLNHVHVGSLHAADDRMALLAARDLYTRRNEGVSLWVVRSTAITASTPDERDPFFEPSGDKVYRHPTFYDIPEDVPHI; from the coding sequence ATGTCTGACCAGTCCTGGCCGCTCTACGAGGTCTTCGTGCGCCCCCGGCGCGGCCTCAACCACGTGCACGTCGGCTCGCTGCACGCGGCCGACGACCGGATGGCGCTGCTCGCCGCCCGGGACCTGTACACCCGCCGCAACGAGGGCGTCAGCCTCTGGGTGGTCCGCTCCACGGCGATCACCGCCTCCACCCCGGACGAGCGCGACCCGTTCTTCGAGCCCAGCGGTGACAAGGTCTACCGCCACCCGACCTTCTACGACATCCCCGAGGATGTCCCGCACATCTGA
- the paaA gene encoding 1,2-phenylacetyl-CoA epoxidase subunit PaaA has product MAPVQTAEPQGTPELAERFEAVIAAEQRIEPRDWMPDAYRATLVRQIAQHAHSEIIGMQPEGNWLTRAPSLRRKAILLSKAQDEAGHGLYLYAAAETLGVDRGELTEMLISGRQKYSSIFNYPTLNYADTGVIGWLVDGAAICNQVPLCRCSYGPYARAMVRVCKEESFHQRQGFELLITMMRGTAEQRRMVQDAVDRWWWPSLMMFGPPDADSPNTAQSMAWRIKRHTNDELRQRFVDMTVPQAQHLGVTLPDPELRWNEERGGWDFGEPDWAELMRVIKGNGPCNAQRVEVRRAAHEDGAWVREAAAAYARKQEERDV; this is encoded by the coding sequence ATGGCCCCAGTGCAGACGGCGGAGCCCCAGGGCACCCCGGAGCTCGCCGAGCGGTTCGAGGCGGTGATCGCCGCCGAGCAGCGCATCGAGCCCCGGGACTGGATGCCCGACGCCTACCGCGCCACCCTGGTCCGGCAGATCGCCCAGCACGCGCACTCCGAGATCATCGGGATGCAGCCCGAGGGCAACTGGCTCACCCGGGCCCCCTCGCTGCGGCGCAAGGCGATCCTGCTGTCCAAGGCGCAGGACGAGGCGGGCCACGGCCTGTACCTCTACGCGGCCGCCGAGACCCTGGGCGTGGACCGGGGCGAGCTGACCGAGATGCTGATCAGCGGCCGGCAGAAGTACTCGTCGATCTTCAACTACCCGACGCTGAACTACGCCGACACCGGCGTGATCGGCTGGCTGGTGGACGGCGCGGCGATCTGCAACCAGGTGCCGCTCTGCCGGTGCAGCTACGGACCGTACGCGCGGGCGATGGTGCGGGTCTGCAAGGAGGAGTCCTTCCACCAGCGGCAGGGCTTCGAGCTGCTGATCACGATGATGCGCGGCACCGCCGAGCAGCGGCGGATGGTGCAGGACGCGGTGGACCGCTGGTGGTGGCCCTCGCTGATGATGTTCGGCCCGCCGGACGCCGACTCGCCCAACACCGCGCAGTCGATGGCCTGGCGGATCAAGCGCCACACCAACGACGAACTGCGCCAGCGGTTCGTGGACATGACGGTGCCGCAGGCCCAGCACCTCGGGGTCACCCTGCCCGACCCCGAGCTGCGCTGGAACGAGGAGCGCGGCGGCTGGGACTTCGGCGAGCCCGACTGGGCCGAGCTGATGCGCGTGATCAAGGGCAACGGGCCGTGCAACGCCCAGCGGGTCGAGGTCCGCCGGGCCGCCCACGAGGACGGCGCCTGGGTCCGCGAGGCCGCCGCAGCGTATGCCCGCAAGCAGGAGGAACGTGATGTCTGA
- a CDS encoding M20 family metallopeptidase, which translates to MSPNTTSPVPGPQARTVDTPPAPPAPAEGGDPLSAPAAGALPGSLATRAENLAGAVRRRCTELAEIESPSGDAERLDLLAEELSAGYRAVGAQVRREPGPAGDHLLLEWAGQDESLPYLLFVGHHDTVWPAGTLADWPVAEHDGVLSGPGVLDMKAGLALLEGAFGLLGDLGLRPHRPVRVVITADEEIGSPDGRRVVERQLRGAAAVLGLEPPHEDGSLKTARRGSTRVRLMVTGHEAHAGSHPEDGTSAVDELVDQLVEIRNELGHQPGTELNTGRIRGGTRANVVAGQAEAELGLRFSTPEAQASTLDTLAHLTALRPGALVTTEVLSSRPAWPERHEDNLLLQHVRRLAGALGQQLDGAPAGGAGDTNLAGARGLPTLDGLGAVGAGAHARDERIRVDRLAPRLALLAGLLAAPLPGLPGRR; encoded by the coding sequence GTGAGTCCGAACACCACCAGCCCGGTGCCCGGCCCGCAGGCCCGGACCGTCGACACCCCGCCGGCGCCGCCCGCGCCCGCGGAGGGCGGCGATCCTCTCTCTGCGCCCGCCGCCGGCGCGCTGCCCGGCAGCCTGGCCACCCGGGCCGAGAACCTGGCCGGCGCGGTCCGCCGCCGCTGTACCGAGCTTGCCGAGATCGAGTCGCCCAGTGGGGATGCCGAGCGACTGGACCTGCTGGCCGAGGAGCTCTCGGCCGGCTACCGGGCGGTGGGTGCCCAGGTGCGGCGCGAGCCGGGCCCGGCGGGGGACCACCTGCTGCTGGAGTGGGCGGGGCAGGACGAGAGCCTGCCGTACCTGCTCTTCGTCGGCCACCACGACACGGTCTGGCCGGCCGGCACGCTGGCCGACTGGCCGGTGGCCGAGCACGACGGGGTGCTCAGCGGCCCCGGCGTGCTGGACATGAAGGCCGGACTGGCGCTGCTGGAGGGTGCCTTCGGCCTGCTCGGCGACCTCGGGCTGCGGCCGCACCGCCCGGTCCGGGTGGTGATCACCGCGGACGAGGAGATCGGCAGCCCGGACGGCCGGCGGGTGGTGGAGCGTCAGTTGCGCGGCGCCGCAGCCGTGCTGGGCCTGGAGCCGCCGCACGAGGACGGCAGCCTGAAGACCGCCCGCCGGGGCTCCACCCGGGTGCGCCTGATGGTCACCGGCCACGAGGCGCACGCCGGCAGCCACCCGGAGGACGGCACTTCGGCGGTGGACGAGCTGGTCGACCAGCTGGTCGAGATCCGCAACGAGCTCGGCCACCAGCCGGGCACCGAGCTCAACACCGGCCGGATCCGTGGGGGGACCCGGGCGAACGTGGTGGCCGGCCAGGCCGAGGCGGAGCTCGGGCTGCGGTTCTCCACCCCGGAGGCGCAGGCCAGCACGCTGGACACGCTGGCCCACCTGACGGCGCTGCGGCCGGGCGCGCTGGTCACCACCGAGGTGCTCTCCAGCCGGCCGGCCTGGCCCGAGCGGCACGAGGACAACCTGCTGCTCCAGCACGTGCGCCGGCTGGCGGGCGCGCTCGGCCAGCAGCTGGACGGCGCCCCGGCGGGCGGCGCGGGCGACACCAACCTGGCCGGCGCCCGCGGCCTGCCGACGCTGGACGGCCTCGGCGCGGTCGGCGCGGGCGCGCACGCCCGGGACGAGCGGATCCGGGTGGACCGGCTGGCGCCCAGGCTGGCGCTGCTGGCCGGCCTGCTGGCGGCCCCGCTGCCGGGCCTGCCCGGCCGTAGATAG
- a CDS encoding RICIN domain-containing protein, with the protein MRTSPRALLALVALLLGLLTAPATATATAATTATAAAPAAAATATNTAITVDGTSPGRTFDGVGAISGGGGNSRLLLDYPEPQRSQILDYLFKPGYGAALQILKVEVGGDTNSTDGAEASIEHTRGTIDCNAGYEWWLMEQAKARNPGIKLYALSWGAPGWVGNTGSGGNFWSQDMVDYLTDWLGCAKQHGLSIDYLGGWNERGYNAAWYENLHATLAARGYGATQVVGADDNWSIATSMQSDPALKSAVDVIGTHYPCGYMSAMSSCSSTADAQASGKRLWASENGSEDAESGAAPMARAINRGYLDGKMTAFINWPVVAALYPNLGFNSMGLVTANQPWSGAYTVGRSAWVTAQTTQFTAPGWQYLDTASGYLGGNRANGSYVSYANPGRSAWSTVFETMDATAPQTVTLRTAGGLPGGTLHVWSTDLTATAPVMAAAPDLKATGGSYQLTLQPGRLYTVTTTTGQGAGTAATTVPQRAPLALPYTDSLAGSGSGTGQEAKYFSAMNGAFQTAPCAGGRAGNCLTQQAPTTPIRWTDESADQPYTTMGDLSWSDYTVGVDALLQQSGTAELLGRVGTQGRNNNGLDAYNLRVGDNGSWTLLKSDTSWNFTTLASGTVPALGLNTWHHLAISFQGDTLTAQLDGSTLTTVTDDSYGAGQIALGTGGYYPVQFSNLTITPNGTPAPLDGTYQLVNANSGQLLDAANQGTAPGTPIIQWTNNGGANQQWRLTGTGDGYYTVTGAASGQALAIPGGTTMPDTQLQLAGPTGGAAQQWQLVPAGQGRYTLQARSDGDLLDVEGASLTMGAHAIEWPANGGANQSWQLVKIG; encoded by the coding sequence ATGCGAACCTCTCCCCGCGCCCTACTAGCCCTGGTCGCCCTCCTCCTGGGCCTGCTCACCGCCCCCGCGACCGCCACCGCCACCGCCGCCACCACCGCGACCGCCGCCGCCCCCGCAGCGGCGGCCACCGCCACCAACACCGCGATCACCGTCGACGGCACCTCCCCGGGCCGCACCTTCGACGGCGTCGGCGCGATCAGCGGCGGCGGCGGCAACTCCCGGCTGCTGCTCGACTACCCCGAGCCGCAGCGCAGCCAGATCCTCGACTACCTGTTCAAGCCCGGCTACGGGGCCGCGCTGCAGATCCTCAAGGTCGAGGTCGGCGGCGACACCAACTCCACCGACGGCGCCGAGGCCTCCATCGAGCACACCCGCGGCACCATCGACTGCAACGCCGGCTACGAGTGGTGGCTGATGGAGCAGGCCAAGGCCCGCAACCCCGGCATCAAGCTCTACGCCCTCTCCTGGGGCGCCCCCGGCTGGGTCGGCAACACCGGCAGCGGCGGCAACTTCTGGTCCCAGGACATGGTCGACTACCTGACCGACTGGCTCGGCTGCGCCAAGCAGCACGGCCTGTCCATCGACTACCTCGGCGGCTGGAACGAGCGCGGCTACAACGCCGCCTGGTACGAGAACCTGCACGCCACCCTGGCCGCCCGCGGCTACGGCGCCACCCAGGTGGTCGGCGCCGACGACAACTGGTCGATCGCCACCTCGATGCAGAGCGACCCGGCCCTCAAGTCCGCCGTCGACGTCATCGGCACCCACTACCCGTGCGGCTACATGTCGGCGATGAGCAGCTGCTCCAGCACCGCCGACGCGCAGGCCAGCGGCAAGCGGCTGTGGGCCAGCGAGAACGGCTCCGAGGACGCCGAGAGCGGGGCCGCCCCGATGGCCCGGGCGATCAACCGCGGCTACCTGGACGGCAAGATGACGGCCTTCATCAACTGGCCGGTGGTCGCCGCCCTCTACCCCAACCTGGGCTTCAACTCGATGGGCCTGGTGACGGCCAACCAGCCCTGGTCCGGCGCCTACACGGTGGGCCGCTCGGCCTGGGTGACCGCCCAGACCACCCAGTTCACCGCCCCCGGCTGGCAGTACCTGGACACCGCCTCCGGCTACCTGGGCGGCAACCGGGCCAACGGCAGCTACGTCAGCTACGCCAACCCCGGCCGCTCCGCCTGGAGCACCGTCTTCGAGACCATGGACGCCACCGCCCCGCAGACCGTCACCCTGCGGACCGCCGGCGGCCTGCCCGGCGGCACCCTGCACGTCTGGTCCACCGACCTGACCGCCACCGCTCCGGTGATGGCCGCCGCCCCCGACCTCAAGGCGACCGGCGGCAGCTACCAGCTCACCCTGCAGCCCGGCCGGCTCTACACCGTGACCACCACCACGGGCCAGGGTGCCGGCACCGCCGCCACCACCGTGCCCCAGCGCGCCCCCCTCGCGCTGCCGTACACCGACTCGCTCGCGGGTAGCGGTAGCGGCACCGGTCAGGAGGCCAAGTACTTCAGTGCGATGAACGGCGCCTTCCAGACCGCGCCCTGCGCCGGCGGCCGGGCCGGGAACTGCCTGACCCAGCAGGCCCCGACCACCCCGATCCGGTGGACCGACGAGAGCGCCGACCAGCCCTACACCACCATGGGCGACCTCAGCTGGTCCGACTACACGGTCGGCGTGGACGCCCTGCTCCAGCAGTCCGGCACCGCCGAACTGCTCGGCCGGGTCGGCACCCAGGGCCGCAACAACAACGGCCTCGACGCCTACAACCTGCGGGTCGGCGACAACGGCAGCTGGACCCTGCTGAAGAGCGACACCTCCTGGAACTTCACCACGCTGGCCTCCGGCACCGTGCCGGCGCTCGGCCTGAACACCTGGCACCACCTCGCCATCTCCTTCCAGGGCGACACCCTGACCGCCCAGCTGGACGGCAGCACCCTGACCACGGTGACCGACGACAGCTACGGCGCCGGCCAGATCGCGCTGGGCACCGGCGGCTACTACCCGGTCCAGTTCAGCAACCTGACGATCACCCCGAACGGCACGCCCGCCCCGCTGGACGGCACCTACCAGCTGGTCAACGCCAACAGCGGCCAGCTGCTGGACGCGGCCAACCAGGGCACCGCGCCCGGCACCCCGATCATCCAGTGGACGAACAACGGCGGCGCCAACCAGCAGTGGCGGCTGACCGGCACCGGTGACGGCTACTACACGGTGACCGGGGCGGCCAGCGGCCAGGCGCTGGCGATCCCGGGCGGCACCACCATGCCGGACACCCAGCTCCAACTCGCCGGCCCCACCGGCGGCGCCGCCCAGCAGTGGCAGCTGGTCCCGGCCGGCCAGGGCCGCTACACCCTGCAGGCCCGCTCGGACGGCGACCTGCTGGACGTCGAGGGCGCCTCGCTGACCATGGGTGCGCACGCCATAGAGTGGCCGGCCAACGGCGGCGCCAACCAGAGCTGGCAGCTCGTCAAGATCGGCTGA
- a CDS encoding aldo/keto reductase encodes MTSTHTPAHLPTRRLGTTGPVTSALGLGAMGMSDLYGPADEAESIATLHAALDAGITLIDTGDFYGMGHNELLIREALRGRDRDSVRISVKYGAQRDPAGNWIGYDAGPAATKTALAYTLRRLGTDHVDVYRPARLDPQVPIEETVGAIAELVQAGYVRHIGLSEVGAETLRRAAAVHPISDLQIEYSLISRSLEAEVLPAARELGIGITAYGVLSRGLLSGHWSAGRELHGTDFRGHSPRFQGENLAHNLSLVEQLGRIAEAKGASTAQVAIAWVAQQGEDIVPLVGARRRERLTEALGALDLRLDPADLAAIEAAVPVGAAAGDRYAAAQMASLDSERR; translated from the coding sequence ATGACCAGCACCCACACCCCCGCCCACCTCCCCACCCGCCGCCTCGGCACCACCGGCCCGGTCACCTCCGCGCTCGGCCTCGGCGCGATGGGCATGTCCGACCTCTACGGCCCGGCCGACGAGGCCGAGAGCATCGCCACCCTGCACGCCGCCCTGGACGCGGGCATCACCCTGATCGACACCGGCGACTTCTACGGCATGGGCCACAACGAGCTGCTGATCCGCGAGGCGCTGCGCGGCCGCGACCGCGACTCGGTGCGGATCAGCGTCAAGTACGGCGCCCAGCGCGACCCGGCCGGCAACTGGATCGGCTACGACGCGGGCCCCGCCGCCACCAAGACGGCGCTCGCCTACACGCTGCGCCGGCTCGGCACCGACCACGTCGACGTCTACCGCCCGGCCCGGCTCGACCCGCAGGTGCCGATCGAGGAGACCGTCGGCGCCATCGCCGAGCTGGTCCAGGCCGGCTACGTGCGCCACATCGGCCTCTCCGAGGTGGGCGCCGAGACCCTGCGCCGGGCCGCCGCCGTGCACCCGATCAGCGACCTGCAGATCGAGTACTCGCTGATCTCCCGCAGCCTGGAGGCCGAGGTACTGCCCGCCGCCCGCGAGCTGGGCATCGGCATCACCGCCTACGGCGTGCTCTCCCGCGGCCTGCTCAGTGGCCACTGGTCGGCCGGCCGCGAGCTGCACGGCACGGACTTCCGCGGCCACAGCCCCCGCTTCCAGGGCGAGAACCTGGCGCACAACCTCTCGCTGGTCGAGCAGCTGGGCCGGATCGCCGAGGCCAAGGGCGCCAGCACCGCCCAGGTGGCGATCGCCTGGGTCGCCCAGCAGGGCGAGGACATCGTGCCGCTGGTCGGCGCCCGCCGCCGGGAGCGGCTCACCGAGGCGCTCGGCGCGCTCGACCTGCGGCTGGACCCGGCCGACCTGGCGGCCATCGAGGCGGCGGTGCCGGTCGGCGCGGCCGCCGGCGACCGGTACGCTGCCGCACAGATGGCCTCCCTGGACAGCGAGCGGCGCTAG
- a CDS encoding TetR family transcriptional regulator, giving the protein MTTESALTPEQILGAAEDVLRRFGPSKATVVDIARALGVSHGSVYRHFPSKAALREAVTQRWLDQAHDSLQAVAEEGGPAGERLHRFLGTLFAAKRRKALDDPELFATYLVLVAEHSDTVAGHLEVLTGQVARIVADGVAQGEFADLPVPATARAVFQAMAHFHDPAHAAEWADEGRSTEDFEALWRLISEGLRRP; this is encoded by the coding sequence GTGACCACCGAGAGCGCACTCACCCCCGAGCAGATCCTGGGCGCGGCGGAGGACGTCCTGCGGCGGTTCGGCCCGAGCAAGGCGACCGTGGTGGACATCGCCCGCGCACTGGGCGTCAGCCACGGCAGCGTCTACCGGCACTTCCCGAGCAAGGCCGCGCTGCGCGAGGCGGTCACCCAGCGCTGGCTGGACCAGGCGCACGACAGCCTGCAGGCGGTCGCCGAGGAGGGCGGCCCGGCCGGCGAGCGGCTGCACCGGTTCCTGGGCACCCTGTTCGCCGCCAAGCGGCGCAAGGCGCTGGACGATCCGGAGCTGTTCGCCACCTACCTGGTGCTGGTGGCCGAGCACAGCGACACCGTCGCCGGGCACCTGGAGGTGCTCACCGGGCAGGTGGCGAGGATCGTCGCGGACGGCGTGGCGCAGGGCGAGTTCGCCGACCTGCCGGTGCCGGCCACGGCGCGCGCGGTGTTCCAGGCGATGGCGCACTTCCACGACCCGGCGCACGCCGCCGAGTGGGCCGACGAGGGCCGGTCGACGGAGGACTTCGAGGCGCTCTGGCGCCTGATCAGCGAGGGCCTGCGGCGCCCTTGA